In a single window of the Salmo trutta chromosome 23, fSalTru1.1, whole genome shotgun sequence genome:
- the LOC115159506 gene encoding hamartin produces the protein MAREQPNVGDLLPLLESSDIRQLEEIKGLINEHLSTERGSMLLNGLVDYFLETNSAQAMHILSSVREPHDKHLLDKMNECMTKQACRLPTLTLLGHVVRKQPSWIHKIARYPLLLSLLKCLKTDSDVVVLITGVLVLITLLPMIPQAGKQHLYEFFDIFGRLASWNLKNPGHVSEVYLIHLHASVYSLFHRLYGMYPCNFVSYLRSHYSMKENVDTFEEVVKPMLEHVRIHPELVTGTKDHELDPTRWKRFEIHDIVIECAKVSLDPKEASCEEGYATMPENLYPQMQLCPQDSASSPYTDCHSSFGSSSLTPFSTPRQPQPPPLSLLPLSGTQSSYRSPQTSRRQNSSCELNSTCGGKELWSPSSLCGMATPPSSRGMSPNPELSHSASYLSGHRVHSTSGGKGTPASSTPATTSPPPSLSDEFPTIPLTSNTASPPRKHGGPVEASKPSLVRQEPIRDPEKGGEVINNRDASGGEPISMTLTELSVFMKEQELELQLRTEKEREEAAITEELLEITEDKRDLAALRGFDSPFYRTTETLTGTQEKPLPNPPLGGLMLPRDPHHAVSTPDKALENAQGANGGGDNSRGSALEQSWSFQPMCPFSPIEHPLHQSPSAPEYEMAKFGGLFSPSPSIKNPSLPYEALFDLALPRAASLFVGRRTSEALGRAALERLCQRQEGLEDREEEGEGRVSASPLEVLDRLVQQGSDAHDKVLNRLPLPSKSADWTHFGGSAPLDELHTLRSQLLLLHSQLLYERYKREQHAVRNRRLLRRVINATALEEQNNAMKDQLNLQSVDIVSLKESLRVEQQRCRQLWDDRETVVTRLHSQVRQLQQGRDDYYTKNQELQSQLNEYQKKMNELEADLQRSNNKVCHTGHLLNQMTTKLSTSERTQQQMSFLNKQLLLLGEAHKLAVQRQQHTGSDNAMEAQMVQVSWGKEVERLRQSLLQQGQKLEAAQQRVGELETQLTKKEHLIVEQKKFLEDVKGRAKGELQASDSRYQAQRRVTQLLQTELLQLYSRLEMEGHATLTTAAAGGSCTDPGPPIDSSIMEPDGPVTSGTNEWSDNGRPPQSPQRNGSTLSPGQPKANNPPVNSVNGTQEVPKSLLVEPSCTYAPPLPADATPHTVGSYPSAKSFLGMRARELFRNKSESQCDEEPPPPRLAGLSQGLKTELCVEPSFPPLGNSLTCPVSNPVLNLTLSPALASLLGAPLTVPAKEHPPETKQRATKQETTRRKMGGARGGGVVAASSARPRQQLRIMDYNETHHKHS, from the exons ATGGCCAGAGAGCAGCCCAACGTTGGggacctcctccctctcctggaGTCCTCTGACATCCGCCAACTGGAGGAGATCAAAGGCCTTATCAATGAGCACCTCAGCACTG AGCGAGGGTCAATGCTGCTGAATGGACTGGTGGACTACTTCTTGGAGACTAACTCGGCCCAGGCCATGCATATCCTCTCGTCAGTCAGAGAGCCACATGATAAG CACCTGCTGGACAAGATGAACGAGTGTATGACCAAACAGGCCTGCCGGCTGCCCACCCTCACTCTGCTTGGCCACGTGGTCCGCAAGCAGCCGTCCTGGATCCACAAGATCGCCCGCTACCCGCTGCTGCTCTCGCTGCTCAAATGCCTCAag ACGGATTCAGACGTTGTGGTCCTCATAACTGGAGTCCTGGTGTTGATCACTCTGCTACCCATGATCCCCCAGGCTGGCAAACAACACCTATATGAGTTCTTTGACATCTTTGGACGCCTGGCTTCCTGGAACCTGAAGAACCCAG GCCACGTCTCCGAGGTGTACCTCATCCACCTGCACGCCAGCGTCTACTCGCTCTTCCACCGCCTCTACGGCATGTACCCCTGCAACTTTGTGTCCTACCTGCGCTCCCACTACAGCATGAAGGAGAACGTGGACACCTTTGAGGAAGTGGTGAAG CCGATGCTGGAACACGTCCGTATACACCCGGAACTAGTGACTGGAACTAAGGACCATGAGCTTGATCCCACCAG ATGGAAGAGATTTGAGATCCATGACATTGTCATAGAATGCGCCAAAGTGTCTCTGGACCCCAAGGAAGCGTCGTGTGAGGAGGGCTATGCGACCATGCCTGAGAACCTCTACCCCCAGATGCAGCTTTGTCCACAAGACTCAGCCTCTAGCCCCTACACAGACTGCCACAGCAGCTTCG GAAGCTCCTCTTTGACCCCCTTCTCTACCCCACGCCAGCCCCAACCACCacccctgtccctgctccctcTGTCAGGGACCCAGTCTTCCTATCGCAGCCCCCAGACCTCCAGACGtcag AACTCTAGCTGTGAACTCAACTCCACCTGTGGGGGAAAAGAACTGTGGagcccctcctccctgtgtggAATGGCCACACCCCCTTCCTCCAGGGGCATGTCACCCAACCCAGAGCTCTCCCATAGTGCCTCTTACCTCTCAGGCCACCGCGTCCACAGCACATCAG GAGGGAAAGGAACGCCTGCCTCAAGTACTCCTGCCACCACCTCCCCGCCCCCCAGCCTCTCTGATGAGTTCCCCACCATCCCCCTGACATCCAACACCGCTAGTCCACCACGGAAG CATGGCGGCCCTGTAGAAGCATCCAAACCCAGCCTGGTGAGGCAAGAACCAATCAGAGATCCTGAGAAAGGTGGAGAGGTCATCAACAACAGAG ATGCAAGTGGTGGTGAGCCCATTTCCATGACGCTGACAGAACTTTCAGTCTTTATGAAGGAGCAGGAGCTGGAGCTTCAGCtgaggacagagaaggagagggaagagg CTGCCATCACAGAGGAGCTCCTGGAGATCACGGAGGACAAGCGAGACTTGGCTGCCCTGAGGGGCTTTGACTCCCCGTTCTACCGCACCACTGAGACCCTGACAGGTACCCAGGAGAagcccctgcccaaccccccacTGGGTGGCCTCATGCTGCCCCGGGACCCCCACCATGCGGTGTCCACCCCAGACAAGGCACTGGAGAATGCCCAGGGCGCTAATGGTGGTGGGGACAATAGTAGGGGCTCGGCCCTAGAGCAGTCCTGGTCTTTCCAACCCATGTGTCCCTTCAGCCCCATCGAACACCCACTCCACCAGAGCCCCTCTGCCCCGGAGTACGAGATGGCCAAGTTCGGTGGCCTGTTCTCCCCCAGCCCCTCCATCAAGAACCCCTCCCTGCCCTATGAGGCCCTGTTTGACCTGGCTCTGCCCCGGGCCGCATCCCTCTTTGTGGGGAGGAGGACATCGGAGGCCCTGGGCAGGGCTGCTCTCGAAAGGCTGTGCCAGCGGCAGGAGGGgctggaggacagggaggaggagggtgaggggagGGTGTCGGCTTCCCCCCTGGAGGTGCTGGATCGTCTTGTTCAGCAGGGAAGCGACGCCCACGACAAGGTGCTCAACAG atTACCTTTGCCAAGCAAGTCAGCTGACTGGACGCATTTTGGAG GCTCGGCTCCGCTGGACGAGCTGCACACGTTGCGTAGCCAGCTGCTCCTGCTGCACAGCCAGCTGCTGTACGAACGCTACAAGCGAGAGCAGCACGCCGTCCGCAACCGACGCCTACTGCGACGCGTCATCAACGCCACCGCACTGGAGGAACAGAACAACGCCATG AAGGACCAGCTGAACCTCCAGAGTGTGGACATCGTGTCTCTGAAGGAGAGTCTGCGGGTGGAGCAGCAGCGCTGCAGACAGCTGTGGGACGATCGAGAGACCGTGGTCACCAGACTACACAGCCAGGTCCGCCAGCTACAGCAGGGCCGGGACGACTACTACACCAAGAACCAGGAACTGCAG AGTCAGTTGAATGAGTATCAGAAGAAGATGAATGAGCTGGAGGCAGATCTGCAGAGGTCCAACAACAAGGTGTGTCACACGGGGCACCTTCTCAACCAGATGACTACCAAG CTGAGCACCAGTGAGCGCACCCAGCAGCAGATGAGCTTCCTGAACAAGCAGTTGCTGCTCCTGGGGGAGGCCCACAAGCTGGCTGTACAGCGGCAGCAGCACACAGGCTCAGACAATGCCATG GAGGCCCAGATGGTGCAGGTGTCCTGGGGGAAGGAGGTGGAGAGGCTGAGGCAGAGCCTGCTGCAGCAGGGCCAGAAGCTGGAGGCAGCGCAGCAGAGGGtgggcgagctggagacacagcTCACCAAGAAGGAACACCTTATCGTGGAGCAGAAGAAGTTTCTGGAGGACGTCAAGGGCCGGGCCAA GGGCGAGCTGCAGGCGTCAGACAGCAGGTACCAGGCCCAGAGGAGAGTGACCCAGCTCCTGCAGACGGAGCTGCTGCAGCTCTACAGTAGACTGGAGATGGAGGGTCATGCCACCCTGACCACAGCCGCAGCAGGGGGCAGCTGTACCGATCCTGGCCCTCCTATAGACTCTAG TATCATGGAGCCAGATGGACCAGTCACATCAGGAACCAATGAGTGGTCAGATAACGGCAGACCACCTCAGTCCCCACAACGCAACGGCAGCACTTTATCTCCAGGGCAACCAAAGGCCAACAACCCCCCTGTCAACTCAGTCAATGGCACCCAGGAAGTCCCCAAGTCTCTCCTTGTGGAGCCTTCCTGTACCTATGCCCCCCCACTGCCCGCCGACGCCACCCCCCACACTGTTGGCTCCTACCCCAGCGCCAAGAGCTTCCTGGGCATGCGGGCGCGAGAGCTGTTCCGGAACAAGAGCGAAAGCCAGTGTGACGAGGAGCCGCCACCCCCCCGCCTGGCCGGCCTATCACAGGGCCTGAAGactgagctgtgtgtggagccCTCATTTCCCCCACTGGGGAATTCTCTGACGtgtcctgtctctaaccctgtccttAACCTTACCCTTTCCCCTGCCCTTGCCTCTCTACTGGGTGCCCCTCTCACTGTGCCCGCCAAGGAGCACCCGCCTGAAACCAAGCAGAGAGCTACCAAGCAGGAGACCACCAGACGGAAGATGGGAGGAGCAAGGGGAGGGGGAGTGGTGGCGGCCAGTTCAGCACGACCCAGACAGCAACTAAGGATCATGGACTACAACGAAACGCATCACAAGCACAGTTAA